The Corynebacterium coyleae genome segment TGCAGGTTCGAGTCCTGTCGCCCCTGCCAAAACAACCTGGAGGAGTTTTCGTGACTAACCCCAACGGTCAGAATGCCGCACAGCCAACCGGCAAGCGCCAACTGCGAGGGGTCTCGCCCGTGTCCTCCGACGGGTACGAAGCAAAGCGCACCCCCGTCAATGCCGACGAGGCCGAGGAAAAGACCACCAGCATCGCAACCTTCCCGGGCGAAGTCGTCTCCGAGATGAGCAAAGTCATCTGGCCGACCGGCAAGCAGATGCTGAACTACACGCTGATCACATTCGCGTTCCTCATCGTGCTCACCATCCTCGTCTGGGGCACCGACACCCTCGCTTCCATGGGGATTCGCTGGATTCTCATCCGATAAGTACAATTTCACGCGTAACGTTTCCCGCCACCTCGAACACCGAGGGAAGGCGGGATACTTTTTGCCCCGGTAACCTTGGGGCACACCCGCGAACATACGAGGAGAACAACCATGACTGAGGTAAACGAGGACGTCAACGGCGCGATCGAAAACAACGAGCAGGAAATGATCGACGAAGGCGCGCCCGTCGACCCCTCCACCGACCCGGTCATCCACGGCGACTCCGACCCGGCCGGCACCAACGAGCAGGATGACAACGCCGAGGCGACCGAGGGCGCGGAAGCGCCGGAGGCAGAGGGCGCTGAGGCCGCGGAGGGCGTTGAGGCCCAGGACGCTGAGGCTACGTCCGACTTCGACGCTGAATACCGCAAGCGCCTGCGCGAGTACACCCGCGAACTGAAGAAGCAGCCGGGTGAGTGGTACATCATCCAGTCCTACTCCGGCTACGAAAACAAGGTGAAGACCAACCTGGAGATGCGTAGCCAGACCCTCGAGGTCGAAGACTCCATCTACGAGGTCGTCGTGCCTGTCGAGCAGGCGCTGGAGAAGAACAAGGACGGCAAGAACAAGCTGGTCAAGCGCAAGCTCCTGCCGGGCTACGTCCTCGTGCGCATGGACATGAACGACGCCGCATGGTCCGTGGTGCGTGAAACCCCGGGCGTGACCTCGTTTGTCGGTAATGAGGGCAATGCCACCCCGGTGAAGCACCGCGACGTCGCCAAGTTCCTGCTGCCGAAGTCCGCCGCGGCCGGCGCGAAGCCGCAGGTCGACGCCGAGGGCGACACCGTTGTGCCGTCGGCGGAGGAGGCGCCGAACAAGGTCACCCACGACTACAAGGTCGGCGAGGCCGTCACCATCCTCTCCGGTGCACTGGCGTCCGTGTCCGCTACCATCAACGCCATCGACCCGGAGACCGGCAAGATCGAGGCGCTCGTGTCCATCTTCGGCCGCGAGACCCCAGTCGAGCTGACCGCCGATCAGATCGAGCGCATCATGTAAGCGCATTTTGCTTATCGACGACGCTCTGGCGTAACCTATCTCGTCGCGTGTGTTTTGCGCACACGCGACGTTTTCGTTTTCTCATCCCCGGTGGCTGGGAAAAACCCGGCATCCGGAAGCCTTACCGCTGTTCATCGCGGTGGCGAGGCTGTAACTAGGAGGTAATTGCGATGGCTAAGAAGAAGGTCACTGGCCTGATCAAGCTTCAGATCGAAGCTGGTATGGCAAACCCGGCCCCGCCGGTCGGTCCGGCACTTGGTGCACACGGTGTCAACATCGTTGAGTTCACCAAGGCATACAACGCTGCGACCGAATCCATGCGCGGCAACATTGTCCCGGTGGAGATCACGGTCTACGAAGACCGCTCCTTCGACTTCATCCTGAAGTCCCCGCCGGCTGCATCCCTGCTGCTGAAGGCTGCAGGCCTGCAGAAGGGCTCCGGCGTTCCGCACACTGACAAGGTTGGCAAGGTCACCTGGGAGCAGTGCAAGGAAATCGCCGAGACCAAGAAGAACGACCTCAACGCCCGCGACATCGAGGCTGGCGCCGCGATCATCGCTGGTACCGCACGTTCGATGGGTATTGACGTCGAGAAGTAAAGCGCACCTCGTCGCTTTACGTGGAAGGGCCTTCAGCCAGGCCCGCCAACCACAACTCCTGAAAGGAATCAAACATGGCTAAGAAGTCCAAGCGTTACATTGAGCAGCTCGCCAAGGTGGACCGCGACGCGTTCTACCACCCGCTGGATGCGGTGACCCTGGCAAAGGAGACCGCTTCCGGCAAGTACGACGCAACCATCGACGTTGCGATGCGTCTGTCCGTCGACCCGCGCAAGGCTGACCAGCTGGTCCGCGGCACCGTCAACCTGCCGCACGGCACCGGTAAGACCGTCCGCGTCGCAGTCTTCGCTGAGGGCGAGAACGCCACCAAGGCGAAGGAAGCAGGCGCTGACATCGTCGGCACTGACGAGCTCATCGAGCAGATCAACGCTGGCCAGCTCGACTTCGACGTAGCTATCGCTACGCCGGACCAGATGGCTAAGGTCGGCCGCGTCGCCCGCGTGCTCGGCCCGCGTGGTCTGATGCCGAACCCGAAGACCGGTACGGTCACCCCGGACGTCGCTAAGGCGATCCAGGACTCCAAGGGCGGCAAGATTGCCTTCCGCGTGGACAAGGCATCGAACCTGCACGCAATCATCGGTAAGGCTTCCTTCACCCCGGAGCAGCTCGCTGAGAACTACGGCGCGCTTCTCGACGAGGTCGTTCGCCTCAAGCCGTCTTCCGCCAAGGGTGTCTACCTGAAGAAGATCACCGTGTCCGCAACCCAGGGCCCGGGCGTTCCGGTTGATACCTCTGTGGAGAAGGACTACGCCAAGAAGGCATAGTCTTCCCGCAACGATTTCGCGCCTCGGTGGTTCACGGGGCGCTTTTTCGTGTCTGGGGGTAGTGCTTTGTCGCAACGCTTAATGGAAGTAGTATTCGTTAAGTGTTGAAAACGGTTACCAATAGTCTTGTGGTTGTCTGCCTCGCCGCCTTGCTCACCCTGTTGACGTGTGGCGTGGCACTGGCGGATCCCGCCCGTTTTGATCGGGGCCACATCGATGTCTTCAACGTCACCGCCGACGGTGGCAGCCTGACTTTGGACCTGCAGGAGGACGTCACCGGCTCCCACGTGCGCCGCGCACCCGAGGATGTCGATTTGGTTGTCGGCGAGGCGGCCTACACCGACGAAACCGCCAACGTCTCAGAGATCGGCGAGCCCGGCTACCTGCTGCCACAGACCCAACGCGCCGACCTGCTGTGGCCCGGGTGGGACACCCAGGGCGTGCGCGAAGGTGGCTTCGGTCGCGTCGACATCGAGTTCCGCGAGGTCTCCGGGCCAGGTTCCGTCTACCTGTTCCAGACAGGAAGCTTCGGCTCCTTCCAACCCGTGCTTGATAGCGACCAGCCGCAGCTCTCCTCAGGATCCCGCATTGTTCAGGACGACCCGTCCCACGTCCACGCGAACTGGCTGTTCACCCAGCCAGGCGTGTACACCATGAAGGTTGTGGCAACCGCGGACGGCGCCGAGTCCAACGAGGCGGTGTACACGTGGCACGTCGGCGACGCCAGCGCCGAGACCGGTACAGACCGCGCCAGCGCCGAAACCAAGGCCGACACGAGCACCGGCACGTCCCACAACGACGCAAACGGCAACGCCGCAGCCAACAGCGCAGGCTCGGTTTCGAAGTCTGTTGCTTCCAAGCCGGCAGCCCAGAAATCTGCGCCCGCAGCCCCAGCAGCACCTGCGGCCAAGCCGGCGCCCGCCACCACCTCAGCAGCGGCGAAGAAATGCACACCCGCGTTGCGCCCGATGATCAAGGACGACCGCAACGTGCCCGCCACCTGGAAGCGTCCGGAAGACCTTGTGTTCGGGCTTGGCAGTGCGGCGGAGGCGGACCTGCCCCAGGCGGTCGGCCCAGTGCCTGCCGGCAAGGCGTGGATGATTGGTGCGACACAGCAGGACAATGTGCCGTGGCTGGGTGCGAACACGCAGCACGAGTCGCTCATTGAACACACCACCGGCGAGGTCACCTGGGAAGTAACAAACTTCAACGGCCCCGGCCCAATGACCGTGTTCACCCAGGGCGGCCTGGGGCAAGTGGTGGGCGAGGAGTGGTTCACCGCAGAGAATGGTCGCGGCTCCGGCAGCCACACGATCCCGGCGAACTCGCACGTGCACCCCAATTGGGTGTTCGGGGCACCCGGCACGTACAAGGTGACCATCCGTCAGACCGCCACCACAAAAGGCGGGGAGAAGGTCTCCGGCGAGGCCACGCTGACGTTCAATGTCGGCGAGGCCGGCAACGCCGATAGCGGCCACTTCGATTTTGGCT includes the following:
- the rplA gene encoding 50S ribosomal protein L1, encoding MAKKSKRYIEQLAKVDRDAFYHPLDAVTLAKETASGKYDATIDVAMRLSVDPRKADQLVRGTVNLPHGTGKTVRVAVFAEGENATKAKEAGADIVGTDELIEQINAGQLDFDVAIATPDQMAKVGRVARVLGPRGLMPNPKTGTVTPDVAKAIQDSKGGKIAFRVDKASNLHAIIGKASFTPEQLAENYGALLDEVVRLKPSSAKGVYLKKITVSATQGPGVPVDTSVEKDYAKKA
- the nusG gene encoding transcription termination/antitermination protein NusG; the protein is MTEVNEDVNGAIENNEQEMIDEGAPVDPSTDPVIHGDSDPAGTNEQDDNAEATEGAEAPEAEGAEAAEGVEAQDAEATSDFDAEYRKRLREYTRELKKQPGEWYIIQSYSGYENKVKTNLEMRSQTLEVEDSIYEVVVPVEQALEKNKDGKNKLVKRKLLPGYVLVRMDMNDAAWSVVRETPGVTSFVGNEGNATPVKHRDVAKFLLPKSAAAGAKPQVDAEGDTVVPSAEEAPNKVTHDYKVGEAVTILSGALASVSATINAIDPETGKIEALVSIFGRETPVELTADQIERIM
- the rplK gene encoding 50S ribosomal protein L11, giving the protein MAKKKVTGLIKLQIEAGMANPAPPVGPALGAHGVNIVEFTKAYNAATESMRGNIVPVEITVYEDRSFDFILKSPPAASLLLKAAGLQKGSGVPHTDKVGKVTWEQCKEIAETKKNDLNARDIEAGAAIIAGTARSMGIDVEK
- a CDS encoding TIGR03773 family transporter-associated surface protein, coding for MLKTVTNSLVVVCLAALLTLLTCGVALADPARFDRGHIDVFNVTADGGSLTLDLQEDVTGSHVRRAPEDVDLVVGEAAYTDETANVSEIGEPGYLLPQTQRADLLWPGWDTQGVREGGFGRVDIEFREVSGPGSVYLFQTGSFGSFQPVLDSDQPQLSSGSRIVQDDPSHVHANWLFTQPGVYTMKVVATADGAESNEAVYTWHVGDASAETGTDRASAETKADTSTGTSHNDANGNAAANSAGSVSKSVASKPAAQKSAPAAPAAPAAKPAPATTSAAAKKCTPALRPMIKDDRNVPATWKRPEDLVFGLGSAAEADLPQAVGPVPAGKAWMIGATQQDNVPWLGANTQHESLIEHTTGEVTWEVTNFNGPGPMTVFTQGGLGQVVGEEWFTAENGRGSGSHTIPANSHVHPNWVFGAPGTYKVTIRQTATTKGGEKVSGEATLTFNVGEAGNADSGHFDFGSMFDPEGSCSAGAATAQGSDAARSGDLAETGTTVMTVPFAILGLGVAVFGAAMCTLDTALRRRLIALAGASK
- the secE gene encoding preprotein translocase subunit SecE, whose protein sequence is MTNPNGQNAAQPTGKRQLRGVSPVSSDGYEAKRTPVNADEAEEKTTSIATFPGEVVSEMSKVIWPTGKQMLNYTLITFAFLIVLTILVWGTDTLASMGIRWILIR